From the Xyrauchen texanus isolate HMW12.3.18 chromosome 49, RBS_HiC_50CHRs, whole genome shotgun sequence genome, one window contains:
- the kras gene encoding GTPase KRas isoform X1 has product MTEYKLVVVGAGGVGKSALTIQLIQNHFVDEYDPTIEDSYRKQVVIDGETCLLDILDTAGQEEYSAMRDQYMRTGEGFLCVFAINNTKSFEDIHHYREQIKRVKDSEDVPMVLVGNKCDLPSRTVDTKQAQDLARSYGIPFIETSAKTRQRVEDAFYTLVREIRQYRLRKISKEEKTPRCIKFKKCVLM; this is encoded by the exons ATGACAGAATATAAGCTTGTGGTTGTTGGAGCTGGAGGCGTCGGCAAGAGTGCTCTCACCATACAACTCATCCAGAACCACTTTGTGGATGAATATGACCCAACTATAGAG GACTCGTACAGGAAGCAGGTGGTTATTGACGGGGAGACATGTCTACTGGACATTTTGGACACTGCGGGTCAGGAGGAGTACAGCGCCATGAGGGACCAGTACATGAGGACAGGGGAGGGCTTCCTCTGTGTCTTTGCCATCAATAACACCAAGTCCTTTGAGGACATTCACCACTACAG AGAGCAGATAAAGAGAGTAAAGGACTCCGAGGACGTCCCCATGGTCCTGGTGGGGAATAAGTGTGATCTTCCGTCCCGCACTGTGGACACCAAGCAGGCTCAGGATTTAGCACGTAGCTATGGCATTCCATTCATAGAGACCTCAGCAAAGACAAGACAG AGAGTGGAAGATGCCTTTTATACTCTGGTACGGGAGATCAGGCAATACCGGCTGAGAAAAATCAGTAAAGAAGAAAAGACGCCACGATGCATcaagtttaaaaaatgtgttttgatgtgA
- the kras gene encoding GTPase KRas isoform X2, producing the protein MTEYKLVVVGAGGVGKSALTIQLIQNHFVDEYDPTIEDSYRKQVVIDGETCLLDILDTAGQEEYSAMRDQYMRTGEGFLCVFAINNTKSFEDIHHYREQIKRVKDSEDVPMVLVGNKCDLPSRTVDTKQAQDLARSYGIPFIETSAKTRQGVDDAFYTLVREIRKHKEKMSKEGKKKKKKSKTKCVLM; encoded by the exons ATGACAGAATATAAGCTTGTGGTTGTTGGAGCTGGAGGCGTCGGCAAGAGTGCTCTCACCATACAACTCATCCAGAACCACTTTGTGGATGAATATGACCCAACTATAGAG GACTCGTACAGGAAGCAGGTGGTTATTGACGGGGAGACATGTCTACTGGACATTTTGGACACTGCGGGTCAGGAGGAGTACAGCGCCATGAGGGACCAGTACATGAGGACAGGGGAGGGCTTCCTCTGTGTCTTTGCCATCAATAACACCAAGTCCTTTGAGGACATTCACCACTACAG AGAGCAGATAAAGAGAGTAAAGGACTCCGAGGACGTCCCCATGGTCCTGGTGGGGAATAAGTGTGATCTTCCGTCCCGCACTGTGGACACCAAGCAGGCTCAGGATTTAGCACGTAGCTATGGCATTCCATTCATAGAGACCTCAGCAAAGACAAGACAG gGTGTGGACGACGCATTTTATACATTAGTCCGAGAAATCAGGAAACACAAGGAGAAGATGAGCAAGGAaggcaagaagaagaaaaagaaatccAAGACAAAATGTGTACTAATGTGA